Proteins from one Coffea arabica cultivar ET-39 chromosome 8c, Coffea Arabica ET-39 HiFi, whole genome shotgun sequence genomic window:
- the LOC113706639 gene encoding B3 domain-containing protein At3g19184: MVVSKKGALAYEERRHERLEQNKKKLEQLNLTKLSQALHSTISPKPSPMKKVKPKVARQPVDPSTIRRSSRVADKPPPNYKEVPIEPLGRPRSYRYSRRDLSNRVYASDEDREYAHERAEVLQSGLDSKIPSFVKPMLQSHVTGGFWLGLPVQFCKTYLPKRDETVTLVDEQEEEYPTKYLAVKTGLSGGWRGFSIEHELVDGDALVFQLIEPTKFKVYIIRVNQAEDSSN; this comes from the exons ATGGTGGTGTCAAAGAAGGGTGCTTTAGCGTACGAGGAAAGGCGGCATGAGAGATTGgagcaaaacaagaagaaactgGAGCAGCTCAATCTCACCAAGCTCTCTCAAGCCCTCCACTCCACCATTAGCCCCAAGCCCTCTCCT ATGAAGAAGGTGAAGCCGAAGGTGGCTCGACAGCCTGTGGACCCTTCTACTATCCGACGGTCTAGTCGCGTCGCAGACAAGCCTCCCCCTAACTACAAGGAG GTTCCAATTGAACCTTTGGGAAGGCCTAGAAG CTATCGCTATTCGCGAAGGGATTTGTCAAATAGAGTTTATGCTTCAGACGAAGATAGAGAGTATGCTCACGAGAGAGCAGAGGTGTTACAATCAGGTTTAGATTCTAAAATCCCAAGCTTTGTTAAGCCTATGCTTCAATCACATGTTACCGGTGGTTTTTGGCTG GGACTTCCAGTCCAATTTTGCAAGACATACCTTCCAAAGCGTGATGAAACtgttaccttggttgatgaGCAAGAAGAGGAGTATCCCACCAAGTACCTCGCTGTGAAAACCGGGCTTAGTGGTGGATGGAGGGGTTTCTCCATTGAACATGAATTGGTTGATGGGGATGCCCTGGTTTTCCAATTAATTGAGCCTACAAAGTTTAAG GTCTACATTATAAGGGTAAATCAAGCTGAAGACAGCAGCAACTGA
- the LOC140013353 gene encoding large ribosomal subunit protein eL18y-like, which produces MGIDFKAGGKVKKTKRIAPKSDDIYLKLLVKLYRFLVRRTGSRFNAMLLKRLFMSKIDKPPLSLSRLVKFMEGKEDKIAVLVGTIC; this is translated from the coding sequence ATGGGTATTGATTTCAAAGCTGGCGGCAAAGTTAAGAAGACTAAGCGTATCGCCCCCAAATCTGATGACATCTATCTCAAGCTCCTTGTCAAGTTGTACCGATTTTTGGTGAGGAGGACAGGGAGCAGGTTCAATGCTATGCTGCTGAAGAGGTTGTTCATGAGTAAGATCGATAAGCCTCCTCTGTCACTCTCCAGGCTTGTCAAGTTCATGGAAGGAAAGGAGGACAAAATTGCAGTGCTTGTTGGAACCATATGTTAG